The genomic stretch TCTGGTCTTTCTCGTGATCCTCGCCTTCCTGCAAAGCTGGCGGGCGACGCTGATTCCGACGATTGCGGTGCCGGTCGTGCTTTTGGGCACATTCGGCGCGCTGACGGCTTTTGGCATGTCGATCAACACCTTGTCGATGTTCGCGCTGGTGCTGGCCATCGGGCTTTTGGTCGATGACGCCATCGTTGTCGTCGAAAACGTCGAGCGCGTCATGGAGGAAGAGGGACTCGACCCGGTCGCGGCGACCGAAAAGAGCATGGGCGAGATCTCGGGCGCGCTGATCGGCATTGTGCTTGTGCTCTCGGCGGTGTTCTTGCCGATGGCGTTCATGTCGGGCTCGACCGGGGTGATCTATCGCCAGTTCTCGGTCACGATCATTTCGGCGATGGTGCTGTCGCTGTTCGTCGCGCTGATCCTGACGCCCGCAATGTGCGCAAGCCTGCTCAAGCCAAGCTCGGGCAAACGGCCGATCGCGCCCGCGCGCTGGATCAATGCGACGCTCTCGGCGATCACGCGCGGCTATATCGGGCTGGTTGGCCGTCTGGTCGCTGTGGCCTCGCTGGTCTTTCTAGTGGTGCTGGCCTTGGGGGCCGCGATCTGGTTCAGCTATCAAAAGCTGCCGAGCTCTTTCGTGCCGACCGAGGATCGCGGCGTGCTGATGGCGATGGTCCAGCTGCCCGATCAGGCGACCCATGCCCAGACCGAGCAAGCAGTCAAATCCATCGAAGACTATATGCTCAAGGAAAGGTCGGATTACGTCGATGCGGTCTTTGCCGCTTTGGGCTTCAGCTTTGGTGGCGCGGGGCAGAACAATGCGATGCTCTTCATCCGGCTGAAGGATTACGCCGATCGCCCGGGCACGGCGGCGCAGCTGGCCCAAGAGGCGAATATGCATTTCGCGGGCAATCGGATGGGGCTGATCGTCTTCCTGCAACCGCCCTCGATTCAAGGGCTTGGGACCAGCGCGGGCTTTGACATGTATCTGGTCGACGCCGCCGGCAATGGCAATGTGGCGCTGCGGCAGGCTGCGAATGCGCTGGTTCAGCAAGCCTCGCAATCGGGCAAGGTAACCGGGCTGAACGGCAATACGGCGGCGACGCTGTCGTCGCTTCAGCTCAAGATCGACGTGCAGAAGGCGCAGGCCTTCGGGCTGGGGCTCTCGGACATCAATGCGATGCTCGCCACGGTTTTTGCCGGGAATTACGTCAATGACTTCACCCTGAACAACAAGCTGCGTCAGGTCATTGTGCAGGGCGATGCGCAGTTTCGGATGCAGCCCGAGGATATTTTCCGCTGGTTTGCGCGCAATTCGTCGGGGCAGATGGTGCCATTCGCGGCCTTCATCACGCAGGTCTGGCAGGATATTCCCTCGACGCTTTACCGCTATGGCGGCACGCCCGCGCTTGAGATCACCGGCAACGCTGTCACCGGCGTCAGCACTGGCGATGCGATGGATGTGATGCAGCAGATCGTCTCGCAATTGCCCGGCAATTACGCGGTGGCTTGGGTCGGGCTGTCCCTGCAGGAAAAGGTCGCGGGCAGTCAGGAGCCCTTGCTTTACTCGCTCTCGGCGCTGGTTGTGTTCCTGTGCCTCGCCGCGCTTTACGAAAGCTGGAGCGTGCCGTTCTCGGTCATGCTGGCGGTGCCGGTTGGGGTGCTTGGGGCGATTTTGCTGTCGATCCTCTTCAAGCAATCGAACGATGTCTATTTCAAGGTCGGCCTGCTGACGACCATCGGCCTTGCCGCGCGCAACGCGATCCTGATCGTCGAATTCGCCGAGACTTTGCGCAAACAGGGCCAGCCTTTGGTTGAGGCGACGCTGCACGCCGCCCAGATGCGCCTGCGCCCGATCCTGATGACGACGCTGGCCTTTGCCTTGGGCGTGCTGCCGCTGGCCGTCGCCACCGGGGCGGGCGCGCTGGCTCAGAACTCGATCGGTATCGGCGTGCTGGGCGGGATCCTGTTCTCGGTCCTCTTCGGCATCATCATGGTGCCGGTGCTTTATGTCGCGGTCATCAGCCTTGTCGGGCGGGTCCGTCGCAAGCCGCAGACCCCGGCGGCGAGCTAAGAGGGGCGCGCCTCTCTCGGCTCAGATGTGATGCAGGACCAGCGGGCGGCCCTGATGGGTGCCGACCGCGACCGGCACGTCGTAAAGCGTGCTCAGGACGGATTCGGTCAGAACCTCCTGCGGCGTGCCCTCAGCGAGGATGCGGCCGTCCTTCATCGCCACGATATGATCGGCCCAGGCGGCGGCGTAATTCACCTCATGGATGACGACGACGATGCTTTTGTTTTCCTGCCGCACCAGCTCATGCAGGCGCTGCATCAGGGCGCGCGAATGGGCGACATCGAGATTGTTCAGCGGTTCGTCGAGCAGCAGCCAGTCGGTTTCCTGCGCGAAGGTCATTGCCAGAAAGGCGCGCTGCGCCTGCCCGCCCGAGACCTCGTCGAGAAAGCGATTGGCAAGCGGCGTCAGCCCGAAAGTCTCGAGCGCCAAGGCCACCCGAGCCCGGTCCTGCGCCGAGGGACGCCCGCGGTGATGTGGCCAGCGCCCGAAGCTGACCAGCTCGGACAACCGCAACCGGCTGGCGATCACGGTTTGCTGGCTCAGCACCGCCATCTTGAGCGCGAGCGTCTCGGTCGGGGTCGTCTGCAGATCAAGCGCGTCGATCTCGACCCGGCCCGATTGCAGCCGCTCGAGCCGGGTGATCAGTTTCAACAGCGTGGATTTGCCCGCGCCATTCGGGCCGATCAAGGCGGTCAGCTTGCCGCGTGGCAGCTCGGTCGAGATCTCGCTGAGAATTTGTGCCGCACCGATCCGGTAACCGACATCCTGCACCCTGATCATCTGACGCGCCCCCTGATAAGCAGGTAAAGGAAGAAGAGCCCGCCCGCGAATTCCACCACCACCGACAAAGTCGCCTGTTGGCCGAGCATCCGCTCGAACAGGAACTGGCCGCCGACAAGGATATTCGCGGCGATCAGCGCGGCGGCGGGCAGCATCAGGCGATGGCGCGCGCTGCGCGTCAGCCCATGGGTCAGCCCCGCGACGATCAGGCCGAAGAAGGCCACCGGCCCAACCAGCGCGGTCGAAACCGCGACCAGAACCGAGACCAGCGCCAGCGTGCTCACCACCATGCGGTCAAAGCGCAGCCCCAGCGGCAGGGCGACATTGCGCCCAAGCGCCAGCACATCAAGGCGCGGCCCCAAACGCCAGGCCGCCCCGATCGCCAGCGCCGAAATCAGCGCGGCCCAGGGCAGAATGCCGGGTTTGATCGAGTTGAAGCTGGCAAAGCTGGTCGATTGGACCACGGCATAGGTGTTCGGATCAATCAGCCGCGACAGAAACCCGCTGAGCGAGCGGAAGAAAACGCCGAGAATGACGCCGGTCAGGATCATCCGGGGAATGTCGCGCGCGCTTCCGGCCAGAAGCGTGC from Paracoccus aminophilus JCM 7686 encodes the following:
- a CDS encoding efflux RND transporter permease subunit yields the protein MARFFIHHPVFAWVLAIIVMLAGGFGLISLPVEQYPEIAPTTVRISASYPGADSETVQNSVTTVIEDGMTGLDGLSYMTSNSASGSASVSLVFDDTINADMAQIEVQNKLQLVQAKLPNAVTSQGVSVTRSTSSILMVGALVSEDGRYSQVELGDILDRTLQDPVQRTEGVGSINAFSTPYAMRIWLNPEKLNKYGLTPNDITSAISVQNTNVTVGALGGLPAVKGQQISVPLTAQSQLSGIDEFSRIVLKTTEDGSSVYLADVARIEIDGQNLTSASRYNGHPAAGFGVNLAIGANAVQTANAVRATIAGLSSSLPSGVTVAYPYDTSPFVEKSINQVYHTLAEAVFLVFLVILAFLQSWRATLIPTIAVPVVLLGTFGALTAFGMSINTLSMFALVLAIGLLVDDAIVVVENVERVMEEEGLDPVAATEKSMGEISGALIGIVLVLSAVFLPMAFMSGSTGVIYRQFSVTIISAMVLSLFVALILTPAMCASLLKPSSGKRPIAPARWINATLSAITRGYIGLVGRLVAVASLVFLVVLALGAAIWFSYQKLPSSFVPTEDRGVLMAMVQLPDQATHAQTEQAVKSIEDYMLKERSDYVDAVFAALGFSFGGAGQNNAMLFIRLKDYADRPGTAAQLAQEANMHFAGNRMGLIVFLQPPSIQGLGTSAGFDMYLVDAAGNGNVALRQAANALVQQASQSGKVTGLNGNTAATLSSLQLKIDVQKAQAFGLGLSDINAMLATVFAGNYVNDFTLNNKLRQVIVQGDAQFRMQPEDIFRWFARNSSGQMVPFAAFITQVWQDIPSTLYRYGGTPALEITGNAVTGVSTGDAMDVMQQIVSQLPGNYAVAWVGLSLQEKVAGSQEPLLYSLSALVVFLCLAALYESWSVPFSVMLAVPVGVLGAILLSILFKQSNDVYFKVGLLTTIGLAARNAILIVEFAETLRKQGQPLVEATLHAAQMRLRPILMTTLAFALGVLPLAVATGAGALAQNSIGIGVLGGILFSVLFGIIMVPVLYVAVISLVGRVRRKPQTPAAS
- a CDS encoding iron ABC transporter ATP-binding protein, with translation MIRVQDVGYRIGAAQILSEISTELPRGKLTALIGPNGAGKSTLLKLITRLERLQSGRVEIDALDLQTTPTETLALKMAVLSQQTVIASRLRLSELVSFGRWPHHRGRPSAQDRARVALALETFGLTPLANRFLDEVSGGQAQRAFLAMTFAQETDWLLLDEPLNNLDVAHSRALMQRLHELVRQENKSIVVVIHEVNYAAAWADHIVAMKDGRILAEGTPQEVLTESVLSTLYDVPVAVGTHQGRPLVLHHI
- a CDS encoding iron chelate uptake ABC transporter family permease subunit — encoded protein: MCDRRQLRFLFLLVALLAGLSALWMWQGLPASANSFILKLRMVKLFGLITVGAAVAVATMLFQTVAANRVLTPSIMGFDSLYVLLQTVLVFTLGVTGFVTLPVSVKFLAEVLVLCLLATALFGTLLAGSARDIPRMILTGVILGVFFRSLSGFLSRLIDPNTYAVVQSTSFASFNSIKPGILPWAALISALAIGAAWRLGPRLDVLALGRNVALPLGLRFDRMVVSTLALVSVLVAVSTALVGPVAFFGLIVAGLTHGLTRSARHRLMLPAAALIAANILVGGQFLFERMLGQQATLSVVVEFAGGLFFLYLLIRGRVR